The Gemmatimonadota bacterium genome contains the following window.
GTGAGCGACACCTTCGTGGCGAGCCTGCGCTTCAACTGGTTCGACGTCAATCTGGACCAAGGCGACTTCCAAACATCACTGATCAGCTTGAAGGCGGCGTATGCCTTCACGCCGAGCATCTATCTGCAGTCGCTACTTCAGTACAGCGATCAAGCGGACTCCTTCTCCGGCAACATCCGCTTCGGCTGGCTCAACACGGCCGGCACCGGGTTCTTCCTCGTATACAACGACCTGCGCCACACGGGGTCGTTTCTCGAGACCGGCATCCCGAGGGGTCCGCTCGATCGTTCCTTCGTGGTCAAGTTCACGCGGCTTCTGAACCTCGGCGGGTAGCTATTCCGCGGCCTGCCGCCGCCACGAAGGGACGGAGACCGTCCATGAACGCATCGAACTCCGCGAAGTCGAGCGACTGATCCCCGTCCGAGGTGGCGGTTTCCGGATCCGGGTGGACCTCGACGATCAACCCATCGGCGCCGGCGGCGATCGCCGCGTACGAGAGCGGAGCGACTAGATGGCGGCGGCCACCGGCGTGCGAGGGGTCTGCGATGACCGGGAGGTGCGTCTCCCGCTTCAGGACCGGAATCGCCGCCAGATCGAACGTATTCCGAGTCTCGGTGGCAAAGGTTCTGATCCCACGCTCGCACAGGATGATGTTCGAGTTGCCTTGGCTCATCACGTACTCGGCGGCGAGCAGCAGGTCCTTGAGCGTGGCCGCCATTCCACGCTTTAAGAGCACCGGGCGCCGGAGCCGACCTACTTCGGTCAACAGCGCGTAATTCTGCATATTGCGCGCCCCGATCTGAAGCACATCCGCGTACGAGGCGACCAGGTCGACCTGACGGGTGTCCATGACCTCGGTGACAACCGGTAGGCCCGTCTCGCTACGCACATCCGCAAGCATCTTGAGGCCGTCCTCGCCCATTCCCTGGAACGAGTACGGGGACGAGCGGGGCTTGAACGCCCCACCGCGCAGCGCCCGGGCGCCGGCCGCGTGTACGTGCAGCGCTGTGGCGGTCAGCATGTCGATGCCTTCCACGGAACAGGGTCCGGCGATGACCACGATGTCGTTTCCACCCATCGTGGTGTCGCCGAGCGTTACCTGGGTGGGCTCCGCCGAAAACTCCTTAGAGGCGAGCTTGTACGGCTTGAGCACCTCGTGCACGGCCTCGACCCCGGGGATCGAGAGCAGCGGTACGTGCTCGAGCACGGACTCGTCGCCCACACACCCGATGACGGTCCGATGTTCGCCCCGAGAGATATGCGTGCGCAGTCCGAGCGACTCGATGCGCTCTCGAATGTGATCGATCTCGTCTTGTGTTACGCCCTTCTTGGTCACGATGATCATTCTGGTCGTCCTCTGAAACAAAAAAAGGCCCCCGACGGGTGTCGGGAGCCTCGGTCGCCGCTCGTGTCTGCTCAGTCGCTACGCGCGCGGACTCCGGGCCCCCCTCCTGGGAGCAAACCAGCAATACCGATATCCGCGCGCGTGCCTGTCCATAACGCAATGTTCGCAGGGGCCACCGGGGGTGTCAACCACGCCTGGTAACGGCACTCGGCGGTCCGTACATTGCGGCGACTTTTTCGCCGGAGGGATACGGGAAGCGAGATGGAACTCACGCCAGAGGAATCACTGAAGCGTCAGGCGGCCGAGCGAGCGCTCGATTACGTCGAGAGTGGGATGGTTCTGGGCCTGGGTACCGGGAGCACCGTGGCACATTTCCTCGATCTGCTTGCGGCGAAGCTCTCCCGGGGTGCGCTCTCGGACATCGTGGGGGTGCCCACGTCCATTTGGACCGGTCGCGAAGCGCGGAAGGCTGGAATCGAACTCATCGGCCTTGCCGACAGGGAGAAGGTCGACCTGACCGTGGACGGGGCCGACGAGGTGTCGCCCGATCTGGACCTCATCAAGGGAATGGGGGGGGCGCTACTCCGCGAGAAGATGGTCGCGCAGGCCTCGAACCACGTGGTGATCATCGCGGACGGAAGCAAGGCCGTAGACCGTCTCGGTACCGTGTCACCGCTCCCGGTGGAGGTCGTCGAGTGGGCCCCGGGAACGCACGCCAAATTCCTGGAGGGCCTGGGTGCAGAGGTCCGGACGCGAAGGTCGGATGATGGCCTTCCGCTCCGAAGCGAGAACGGGAACATCGTGTTGGACTGTCGATTCCCCGACGGTATCGATGATCCGGCAGCACTGGACGCGGCGCTTCAGAGTAGAGCAGGAGTCGTTGAGACGGGCTTCTTCCTCGGGCTCGCCGACGTCGCGATCCTCGCCTTCGCCGACGGCATCGAGCTCCGGGAGCGCCACGCATGAAGATTGCGCCATCCATCCTTGCCTGTGACTTCTCACGCCTGGCGGACGAAATCCAGGCGGTCGAATCGGGGGGAGCCGACTGGATTCATGTCGATGTGATGGACGGCCACTTCGTGCCGAACATCACGATCGGTCCCGTTATCACCGCGGGTGCCCGTAAGGCGACCGATCTTCCGCTCGACGTTCACCTGATGATCGAGCAGCCCGATCGTTACCTCGAGGCCTTTGTCAGCGCCGGCGCAGACTGGCTGACCGTCCACGCGGAGGCGTGCACACACCTCCATCGAACCGTTCAACGAATCCGTGAGTTAGGTGCTCGACCAGGCGTCGCGATCAACCCAGCCACCCCGCTCGCTTCGGTGACCGACGTTGTTCCGTACATCGACCTGTTGCTCGTGCTATCCGTGAATCCGGGCTTCGGGGGGCAGTCCTACATCACCACGAGCACCGCGAAAGTTCAGAACGCGCGCGCGCTCCTGGATGAGATGGGGAGCGGCGCCGAACTGGAGGTCGATGGTGGCGTGGATCCCGGAAACGTAGGGGAAATTCAGGCGGCCGGCGCTACTGTGGTAGTCGCCGGATCAGCGGTATATGGACACGTCGAGGGTGCGGGGGCCGGTGTTCGATCCATCCGTGACGCGCTGAGCGGCAAGGCGTAGCGACAGACCCGCGCGCAAGCTAGACTGTGAGCGATTTCCGCCCGTCCTCCCAGCGGCGTGGGGATGGCGACTCGCACCTCCTGACGATGACCGCTTCGACAAGCCTGGATCCGGCTGCGCTGGCGCGCCTCCGCAAGTGGGGTGGTGACAAGCTCGCGGGCCAAATGGTCAGGCTTTTTCTCGACAATTCGGGGAGGCGCATGGACCAGATCCGCGCCGGCGCCGCCGGAGGTGATGCCTGCGAGGCGGAGACGGGCTCCCACTCTCTCAAGTCGAGCGCGGCCAACGTTGGCGCCCACGTGGTGCGAGGGCTGGCCTGCGAGATAGAAAGCGCCGCGGCAAGCGGAGACATGGGCGCAGTCAGAACGATCGTGCCGGGGTTGGAGGACGCCTACAGCCAGGCGATCGCAGATCTCGAAACCATCATGGA
Protein-coding sequences here:
- the aroF gene encoding 3-deoxy-7-phosphoheptulonate synthase encodes the protein MIIVTKKGVTQDEIDHIRERIESLGLRTHISRGEHRTVIGCVGDESVLEHVPLLSIPGVEAVHEVLKPYKLASKEFSAEPTQVTLGDTTMGGNDIVVIAGPCSVEGIDMLTATALHVHAAGARALRGGAFKPRSSPYSFQGMGEDGLKMLADVRSETGLPVVTEVMDTRQVDLVASYADVLQIGARNMQNYALLTEVGRLRRPVLLKRGMAATLKDLLLAAEYVMSQGNSNIILCERGIRTFATETRNTFDLAAIPVLKRETHLPVIADPSHAGGRRHLVAPLSYAAIAAGADGLIVEVHPDPETATSDGDQSLDFAEFDAFMDGLRPFVAAAGRGIATRRGSEAA
- the rpiA gene encoding ribose-5-phosphate isomerase RpiA; protein product: MELTPEESLKRQAAERALDYVESGMVLGLGTGSTVAHFLDLLAAKLSRGALSDIVGVPTSIWTGREARKAGIELIGLADREKVDLTVDGADEVSPDLDLIKGMGGALLREKMVAQASNHVVIIADGSKAVDRLGTVSPLPVEVVEWAPGTHAKFLEGLGAEVRTRRSDDGLPLRSENGNIVLDCRFPDGIDDPAALDAALQSRAGVVETGFFLGLADVAILAFADGIELRERHA
- a CDS encoding ribulose-phosphate 3-epimerase, whose product is MKIAPSILACDFSRLADEIQAVESGGADWIHVDVMDGHFVPNITIGPVITAGARKATDLPLDVHLMIEQPDRYLEAFVSAGADWLTVHAEACTHLHRTVQRIRELGARPGVAINPATPLASVTDVVPYIDLLLVLSVNPGFGGQSYITTSTAKVQNARALLDEMGSGAELEVDGGVDPGNVGEIQAAGATVVVAGSAVYGHVEGAGAGVRSIRDALSGKA
- a CDS encoding Hpt domain-containing protein, yielding MTASTSLDPAALARLRKWGGDKLAGQMVRLFLDNSGRRMDQIRAGAAGGDACEAETGSHSLKSSAANVGAHVVRGLACEIESAAASGDMGAVRTIVPGLEDAYSQAIADLETIMDGIEATE